The Ptychodera flava strain L36383 chromosome 7, AS_Pfla_20210202, whole genome shotgun sequence DNA window AGAGTATTTATGAAAAGATTCAATTGTACTCCTGATATTTTGCATGAAAGATAGATATCATTTGACCATGAATAAGCCCTCTGTGTCTTTAATTCCATGATTTTCTCATCTATTAAAATGGTGCACCTGACCACAATGAAATTTCCTTGGGGGTTGCACTGTATCTTTCTGACACAATCAGAACCTCCCAGGATTATGTTGATGTGTAAAATTGTCCTGTGtggcacatacatgtacagtctgCATCAGTCTTGCCGCATACTGAAATCATCTGTATCCCTGTACTCTGTTTTTTCAGGCATATGGCAAAGAGTGCATAGCTTTCCTTGTATCACAGCTACCTGCAGTGGACCACACTACCTTGCCAGCTGTCTTGATAGAAATCAAAAGCATAGGAGACCAGTACCCAAGCCTGCTgggaattcatttgtcagcaaTCAGTAAACAGGGTGAGAGTTCTTCAACTGCTGCCAGGATGATAGTACAGCAACTCCAAGAAGATATCGCCAAATGGTGAGTGAAATAGTAAAGGCCTGAAGATCCGTTTTGAAACAAGGGAGATGCAAGCTGTaactattgatatttttcaaaatttttatgatCTGCAATTTTCATCATCCTCAGTGTTTGATTTATGTTTGAATCAAATGAGTTACAAATTTCTGATGGGCAAAAAGACAATACTTTCCTAAAGCACTATTTGGTCAGAGCAGACAACTTCTTGCAGTGATATGTTTGTCATTTTATCCCATTCTTTCATGCAAGATGTAATGTTTGATGTGATCGTATTAAGCATTAGACATTACTGGGTGGTATAGAATAAATAGATCCTGACATGTTCTTATGTTCAGTTATATACTGGATCATGTTTGTTGATGTACACGGTTTTGTCTGATTTaattacaaaagtaaaattatgaatatgaaacCATGATACCGTGAGACAGAAGACGTCCAGAAATAAACTATTGGGGTACaaattttgccattcaaataTAAACTCTAGCATACATGTGAGGAGGAGTGATAGAACCGGAATGACTAGCGCAGCGGGAATTCATACAGTATGTTGAAACGTAGCTTCTCCTCTCCAAAAATGGATGAGTGAGGGCGCTCTTGCATCTCCTGATGCTTTCATCAATGACAAAATAACATAGTGAAAACTTCATTCAgtccaaaagcttcaaaatgagctcacaCGAacagtagaccagaaaagaattttaaaaattcatgtGTCTGGATATCTGTCCTGTGGTGCATTCTACCCTAtcaactttaaatttgttttttcattgCTATTTAGTGGACCAATTCTTGACATGTTTGATCTTGCTGAGCTGGAGAGCCCTACGACCAGTGAAGCAATGTCTCAAACAGAAAACATAGACTTGACAACTCAGTCAGAAGCGAAAGATGCAGAAACCGAAGTGGGTACAGATGCCAACAAGTCTGAAAGTTCAACTCTGAAGAGTGCTCACTCGACGACAAGCTTGAAAAAAAGCCAGGAACTGAAACCCGTCAGTGCCTCAGATGAAAAATCTACATCAACAAATGCCGTGGCAACGGTGAACAATCAGTCGTCGCACAGTGCAATGAAGTCAAGTTCAAATGAACTACAAGAAAATGACACGGCTAGTAAGCTATCAAACTCTAACACCGATACTGCCAACAAGGCGAGCATCCACAGCTTGTCAAAAAGCGACGAAAGGAGCGTGCCCAATGAGTCTCCTAGCAACAGTAACCGGGAAACACTGACAAGGGACTCAAACAGGGATGAAAAACACACTACAGCAACTCTAAGGATGGATGGTTTACAGGCCAGTGGACAAAAGAAAAACCGGGACAGCAGCATACAGCAGTACTTAGCACACAGGCATAAGGAAATTACATCTTATATGGACTCTGTCAGACCAAGGATTCCAATACCATATGTTTGCATTGTAGAAGGTATGTTTTCGCTTTGTTTGAGGAAGAGGCAAGACTGTTTACAGATTAGTGTAATCCTCAGGGGTCCTCTTGCTTAACAAAGTTAACCCTAAGAAAATGATCAAGCTCGGTGTTCATCAGCTGTGCTGAGGAAGAAATATCATGCACAAAACCTATTGCTGTGAAATTCATGCTGACTTACAAATATTCTCATTTTCAGTTTGAGATAGTGATGGCAAGTTTGTGGTTTTGTGAAACAGTCTTATCCTTATAGTACTTCTCAGTATATTAATAGTAGTCTTGGAAGAGATAGCAGAAACGTTATAATACTTTGTGAAACAATGTCAGTATGTACCAAATCATAGAAATGACATATGGTGTGTTTGTCAGAGAATCATCACAACCGGTGATAAAAAAGGAccaataaattgatattttgtcagcttgtttttgaattttcccTAAGGTACTTGTGCTGTTTCTTGTTGCATCTGAAAGCGTCCTAAATGATTTGAACACAGGCTGTGactttattgtattgtatgtatatcttttcaatcatgtatggaaattcaaatattactgatgagCTACATTATGGAAAAAGTTTATCTGGCAACACAATCATTTTAAGAAAAATAACAGTCTTAAAGCTTTGGACTTCTTTGCATGATGAACATACAAGATTTTACCACAGTTTTCATATCCACAGTCAACAATACCAGTGCATACATATGTGGAAAAGGACACTAGTACTGGTACACTGTTATCAATTGCTGACATTGTGAAGGTATGGTGAGACTGAACAAATTCCTCTTACGTTATTCTTGTATCTTTGACCTGCAGGCTATGCATCACGCAGCATTGGTAGGTTGGAGTTTTACTGCAGCAGAAAGGGATCCCACTGCCTCTTCAATAAAACACCATTTGTGATAACAACTAGGACGTTACAACCATGGGTTCATCTCATGTTCTTGGAATTACAGGTGAGAAATTCCTTGAAGTGTCACAAATCTTTGCTCGTGTATACTTTATTTACCCTTTCAGCACcatagtttggcccaaacctattgcTGGCAAGgtgaatgtggacctgtttacaggaacTTAGGGGGGAACAGGTTTGAACATATGACAACCACCAGTTCATTCTTGTCTTCCAGGCCAGTTCATCAACTCCTGTCTCCCTTGACGACGATGCAGTACAGAACCTCAAAGCATGCTGGGAACAGCAAAAGAAGGGAGGTCCGATACCATTTACCAGACTGATTACCCAGCCATTTCCTGTCATCAAGGTCAGTACAATAATATGATTTCCAAGATGAGAAGCCTAACCAGGTTTGAAAAAACAGATCTGATTGTGATCACAGAACCTCTGTACTCTCAACAATGGTGATATACTTCACAAATcaatcatcatattttgaatgtttcaGTTGGCAGTCACATGAATACATAAAAGAAACATACCGTGGTGATTCCATGTTAAACgaataattgtttttattttgaaagcttTTCAGAAATTTTCTAAGATGTGAAAATGACAATTCTAACAAGTTATGAATGgtatatatcttttttttttccctaACCAATGTTCAATCATTTCTTTGATATTCTTTTGTCATAGATTCAAGATCATCTGATTGATGAATTGACAGATGTCAGTTACTTTGATGTCTTCTGTTTCAATAAAGACACAACATCCTGGCTGTGTTTTCTCTGTAACAATCCTGACAAAGCAACAGGTGAGAGAATAGAGCTCTTTCTTCCTGACAAATAGTTAAGTGTTGATTATTTTCTGTACTATGGTGTAATAATACTCTTTACACTGATTCTGTCAGACCTATGGGCAGACAGAGtgaaatcaaaaaataaaacttacaAGAACAAAACTGTTTGAGAAATCGTCAATCACAAATTGAACCAATGAACAGCTTGGTTACAACCATGAAATGTTCAGGGTTAAAAAGAAGCCTGCTAATTGGTTTGTTAACTGATACAGTGGAGCTGGTTAAAACAGACACTAGTTCTTGCTtcagaaatctggcagaaatctGATATGTTTTACATTTGTTAATTTGATCGTCTTGTAGTGTTTGTGTTGTCACACTTGGAAATTGCATCGACTAGCTTCagtattattttgatttttcccaACCATGTCACATCTTTATGCTGTAGAGGAGGccttttgcattatttcagttTCTGTTTCTCTTAAAGATACATTCAAGCCATGAGTAAATCAAAGGTATTCAAATTTCAGTACAGGTCCTAAAGACTTGAATATCATACTGTACTTCTATTACCTgcacattttaaccctttgagtgccaaagtcaatttttgtcacctttataaaatataaccaaGACCATTTTTGTTCAGGTCCAaacattttattcagatttttccctaaattttgaccaaaaactggaGTTTGTGTAAAGTGCTATCCATTtggtttaaaattttcaaaaaaagaattacagaaaaattcataaaaataggtaaaatgtcACACTAAAAATTttgtgggaaaattacagcactcaaaggattaaaggcATGTGAACAACATACAGCAACTCTTTCCATACTGCTTCGTCATTCAGaaatgatgtttgtttgtttattcgtttgtttatttgttacttGTAAAGGTTTGCTGCACGAAGGTCAACCAATGATTGAAGGCTGTCtgaaagaaaagaaagtaaGATGGAGGCTCTTCAAGAGATGGAAGACAAGATACTTCACCTTGGCTGGAGAACAACTCGTAGGCAGTAAAAGTAAATCTGTAAGTCATTCTGTGCACAGTCTTTATGATATATTACAGTGTGACTAAAGGGACGATAGCTGTGACTTTGGTtgatattttgatgattttgtcatgAAAAATGATCAGCCTGTATTATTTCCTTATTCTCCTTCCTAAATCTTTTATTAGGGTTGCAAATGCAAAACACTCAGTTCGTACAGTTCTGATAAAAACTCTTATCAAAAATAACATGGTACAGTACACACATGCAAtttttgttgacaagttgaacagcagacattttgatatgatatgcgAATAAAAGAAGAAACCATAACTCACCAATGGAACAAAGACACtggaaaacacatcaaaagttactgctaCTGGAACCTTGACAAATGTAAAGAGTATGTAGCTATAGAATAGATACATGTAAGGTGTCAATGTAGTCGCTATCACTTTGATGTGATTGGTTATTACTGATCATGTGACTGCTGACAGCAAACAATTTGTGATGTGTGAGATCCGAACAGTTATTTTTAAAGCATTGTGTCATGGTAAACAGAGCCTGGCCATGCAACAATAATTACTAGTACAAAGTCTGAGGTGGAAAGTCTCTGAATAGCCATGTGCTCAGCAGTTTCTGTCAGTTGAAAAAAACATGGTTACTGAAGAATGCAGTAAGGTTTTAAAATTTGGCAGAAGGTACCCAAGTAATGCATCGAGGAGTATTTTCCATCACAAAAGGAACCATagccattttcaaaatgcatCAGAATATGCAGAGGACAGAAAACATTGAATATTGACTTGAAATGGGGACTCTAAATTATGCTAAAACACTCTACTGTATGTCGTCATGTTTCCCTGCCAGGACAACCTCAGTTCTATTCCAGGACTCCATCATGGAAAACTTAGTCATTTTTCCTGCACAGGAAGTGATAATAAGTTTGAAGGTCTAGACTTGCTATGTTTTCTGTGTGAGTTTCACCTTTCCACAGAAGAGTTTGAGAGCAACACAAATATGATCACATCATTGTATCAAATACATTACACAATGAACTAGCTTCATAGACTCAGTCTCAAGAAATGCTTGATGCTGTATGGACTCCTTAACACTTTAAGTGTCAGTATAGTTTTCATTGGTCTTGGTTTCTGTACTGGACTGAGACTGCTCAGGGACTGGCCATGAtataaattgccccaaaactaaGGTGTAACTGTGAGTGTGTACTTTTGCAAAACTTTGAATCTCAGTTGTCTGTCCAAGTGTGAAGATTATACAACACATACCCTTGCAATACCTGTCAGCAGTCATCACTGGAGAGcacatagtacatgtacatcaccTTGAAGGAAATTTTTAGTGTGTAAAGTATGATCAAATGTAGATGTAGTGGAGGGAAATTTGATACTTTAATATGTAAAACATGGCATGCTTTCACTGGTTCCATCAAAATTGTCATCTCTAGCTGTTGGAATTATTAGTATCCACATATCAACATTGGCTATGTGTAGTCAGATAGATGTACCACCTTGATGAAAAAGTAGCTTGGCAGAAGGTTAAGCATATGAGTGTGTGACCTCCTCTACCAGTGACAAGTTGCTGTTTAAGGCGATACCaaaggattcaaattgctaagcaacggttgctaagggtaatttccaaactcaatcaaaatgcaaagttttcatggttttc harbors:
- the LOC139136752 gene encoding ventricular zone-expressed PH domain-containing protein 1-like isoform X1 yields the protein MHTLFMQVLTQRDLARAGDLFSIEDKDIVDDLSDVLRKIQEISSSKDYLKNDNDQSVVEICITRVTTAIRETGSIEKHAAALVSLWQCCLEHNLKPSNKDEDPPHAKIASDIMSCLFMNYSRKSVMELAVPVAVKFLQQGNKEITRNMSSYLSLVAIESGCLLAMHTNPIIDSIIEGNRSLTRVLPQIYAEEPKPINEHVSDLVLLLPECDSSEKNNILQLIGLVAKQDAKLLESHVCTLAEHLKNSSTSQAVLTAFVDMASTSASPLACCLPALKEAARSQAALMSLAAKIFGAVGRLNKAYGKECIAFLVSQLPAVDHTTLPAVLIEIKSIGDQYPSLLGIHLSAISKQGESSSTAARMIVQQLQEDIAKCGPILDMFDLAELESPTTSEAMSQTENIDLTTQSEAKDAETEVGTDANKSESSTLKSAHSTTSLKKSQELKPVSASDEKSTSTNAVATVNNQSSHSAMKSSSNELQENDTASKLSNSNTDTANKASIHSLSKSDERSVPNESPSNSNRETLTRDSNRDEKHTTATLRMDGLQASGQKKNRDSSIQQYLAHRHKEITSYMDSVRPRIPIPYVCIVEGYASRSIGRLEFYCSRKGSHCLFNKTPFVITTRTLQPWVHLMFLELQASSSTPVSLDDDAVQNLKACWEQQKKGGPIPFTRLITQPFPVIKIQDHLIDELTDVSYFDVFCFNKDTTSWLCFLCNNPDKATGLLHEGQPMIEGCLKEKKVRWRLFKRWKTRYFTLAGEQLVGSKSKSSKPSVPIDLNKIQSVKTLRKRDRSIPRAFEIFTNERTYVLKPKDGQNAEQWVQCLTLAMRHHASKGGQ
- the LOC139136752 gene encoding ventricular zone-expressed PH domain-containing protein 1-like isoform X2, whose amino-acid sequence is MHTLFMQVLTQRDLARAGDLFSIEDKDIVDDLSDVLRKIQEISSSKDYLKNDNDQSVVEICITRVTTAIRETGSIEKHAAALVSLWQCCLEHNLKPSNKDEDPPHAKIASDIMSCLFMNYSRKSVMELAVPVAVKFLQQGNKEITRNMSSYLSLVAIESGCLLAMHTNPIIDSIIEGNRSLTRVLPQIYAEEPKPINEHVSDLVLLLPECDSSEKNNILQLIGLVAKQDAKLLESHVCTLAEHLKNSSTSQAVLTAFVDMASTSASPLACCLPALKEAARSQAALMSLAAKIFGAVGRLNKAYGKECIAFLVSQLPAVDHTTLPAVLIEIKSIGDQYPSLLGIHLSAISKQGESSSTAARMIVQQLQEDIAKCGPILDMFDLAELESPTTSEAMSQTENIDLTTQSEAKDAETEVGTDANKSESSTLKSAHSTTSLKKSQELKPVSASDEKSTSTNAVATVNNQSSHSAMKSSSNELQENDTASKLSNSNTDTANKASIHSLSKSDERSVPNESPSNSNRETLTRDSNRDEKHTTATLRMDGLQASGQKKNRDSSIQQYLAHRHKEITSYMDSVRPRIPIPYVCIVEGYASRSIGRLEFYCSRKGSHCLFNKTPFVITTRTLQPWVHLMFLELQASSSTPVSLDDDAVQNLKACWEQQKKGGPIPFTRLITQPFPVIKIQDHLIDELTDVSYFDVFCFNKDTTSWLCFLCNNPDKATGLLHEGQPMIEGCLKEKKVRWRLFKRWKTRYFTLAGEQLVGSKSKSQAELDQVNDTLFLKHLFCMSLYSF